From the Callithrix jacchus isolate 240 chromosome 22, calJac240_pri, whole genome shotgun sequence genome, the window CGCCCTGTGTGCTGTCTCTCACCGGACGGACCTAGAACTGAGGGCTCCCAGGCAGGTCAGCGAAACGGCAAGACAGGCCGCAGGAGCCTCAAATCCATGCAcacgcgcgcacgcgcacacccAGCCGATCACAGGCTGAAGTCGGAAATCACGCTTCAATCGGCCCGAGGGTGACCCCTGTGGGGATGAGACTGCCTCGCGCTCCGTTGCAGGGTTCGCCGTGGGGATATGCCGTCTGTGAACCCCGTGGGTGAAACGAGGACTGGCACGCATCGCATTGAGCTCCCGAAATGCTTTAAGGCTGTGGGGTCCCTCCGTTGGTCCTGGAGGCAGGAGACCGCTCTAATCTCTGCCTATGTCCCTCTGTCCCGtggtccctctctctccccctctgttcCACCCTGTTCccgtctttccctttcttcctcagtccctccaaacctcggtttcttcctttctctccccctttctctctttctccttttcaccctCCCTTcgctccctgggtccctccctgtgcgtccctccctgtccctcggtccctgcctccctcccttcctccctctctcccttccgtcctttcctcccttcactcGTCCCTCCCTCTGGTCCTGGGATCCTCTCCCCATCTCTAGCCGCCATCCCTCGCGCCTGGAGAGGGCAGTCCAAGCGTTTGCTCGCGGGGTAgacggggttgggggtggggggaagggtggtCTCGGGGCCGCACTGGGCTGCCCGGCGCTGCTCCGTgacggtgggagggggaggctggcgGGTTACCGGTGTGCCAGTGATGGGTGGGCGGAGCGGGGAGGCAAGAAGAGGCGTGTCGCGGATTGGAGAGCGGCCCCGCCTTCGGACCCGGCCCGGTGTTTCCCGGGCAAAGCGccccctctgcccaccctcctgAAGTACGCGGGGtggcgtgggggcagggctgcgagGAGGGACGACAGCTCTGCCTGCGCTGGTCCCCCGAAGCGCAGCGCCGCGGGCTGCCTGCAGACCCGCGCCGGCGCACTAGACCGCCCAGCTCCCGGGCCCTGGGCGGGCTCTGGGGTCCCCAAGATGCCCGGGATAGAAGGACggcacagccctgccctgtgtgTAGTCTCTCACCGGACGGACGGACCTGGCACTCAGGGATCCCAGACAGGTCAGCGGGAGGGCGAGACGCCAAGACACGCCGCTGGAAGCGGAGCCACACGGTCACCTCACGGCGGGAGAGAGGCCaccgccctgcccccacccctccccgacCCGCGCGCGCCTTTTAAAGCTCCTCCAGCAGAGCCCGGTATTCTTCCTCGCTGAGGGGTGGCTCCAGGGAAGCGAGCTCTTCCACCTCCTTCAGCTCCCCCAGTGGCTCCGTCTCTAGGAAAGGTCGTGCCTGCTGCTGAAACTCTGGGGTCGACAGGAGCTCGTCCAGCAGGCTGGAGGTGAGCGCAGACGAGCGCTCCTCCGGCTCCTGGAGCGCTTGGGAAGGCGCCTGCAGGGCTGGCATCTGCCCCTGCCAGGCGGAGGCCTCCGGGGGTGCGGGCtgcggaggtggaggtggcgcgGCTTGGGGTTCCCCTGCCGCCCCGGCCACCTGGggcccctggccccagccccaccagggaCCCTGCACACCTCGCCCCTGTGAGTCGGCTTGAGCGGGCCCAAGCTGTCCCACGGAGCACGTCCCCGGCAGGCCGGCGTGCTGCGGCTCCCGCTCCTCGTGGCATCTGCCCGGGTGCGGAGGCCCCGGAAGGCTCTGAGGCTGGGGGAGCGCCACCCCCGAAGGAGCCAGGGCGGCGAACCCGAAAGCCCCGAGGGCCCCGAGCGCCGGGTCAGGTTGCGAGATTCCTTCTGCCTGTGGGGCCTGTCCGTGCAGGAGCAGGGGCACGGCCCCTGCTGCCTGGCTCACGACGGGCCCCTGTGGGAGGGCCCCAGGCGCGCAGGGCACTTGGGGTGCGGGAAGCGCCGCCCCCCACGCCCCGGTGTGGGTGGAGGCGACCCAGGAGCGAGCAGAGGAGCCGCGCCCGCCGGGGGCCGTGTCGCGCGGGCCGCCTGCGGCCGCGGGTCCCCTGCCAGCCCGGCCTGGATGCCTGGCCCTTCgattctgaaaccaaatctgAATCCTGGACTCCGGGAGGCCCGTCTCTCTGGCCAGTTCCTCCCTGGTGGCGAAGTCCGGAAAGCGCTCTCGCTCGAAGGCCCGGAGGAGCACGGCGGTCTGGGACTGGGTCACGGCCGTCCGCTTTCGCCGGCCTTCTGGCGGGCCGCGTGGCCCAGGCCAGGGCCTGGATTCCCGCCGGTGCTGCCTCAGCCGGCGCGATCTCTCGTTCTGAAACCAAATCTGGACCCTGGGCTCCGGAACGCCGATGGCCTGGGCCAGCTGTTCTCTGGTGGCCATGCCCGGGTACGGGTTCCGCTCAAAGGACGCTCGCAGGGCGTCCCTCTGGCTCGGAGTCCAAACGAGCCTCTTTCGCCTTCCTCGCCCTCGGGCCTCCGCCGGGAGAGGGCTGCCGGGAGCTGTGGGGAGAGCCATCGCGGGGAGACCGGGCCGAGtgtcacagacagacacaggcacacagaggccCGGTGGCTCCCGCGCGCCTCAGCCAACCTCTGCTGTGCACCGCACCTGCAGGCAGGTCAAGCCAGGAGTCCGGCCCCGCCAGCCAGGGGCCGCTTTTATAGAGACCTAGCGGCCCCACcccttcctgaatttgcatgagcTCCGGGGACCCAGGGCGGGGTAGCCCGCCCTCTCAAGCCGGAAACCACAGGGACACCAGGGCCCTGTGGGGTGGTCGGGGGTGGGGCCTGAGCGGCGGGGGAGGGACACGCGGGGCTTCGGGGGCTGGACCTCTGGGGTTCTCCAGGAATTCTACGGAAACTGGAAGCCTCTCTCCGGGCTCGAACACGTCACCAGGGAGGGTGGCGTGCAGAAGCGAACCCCCGTGACAGGCCTGAGTTTTCCAAGCCCCCCCTCTCCGTCAAGGCGTCCACGTCTGTGGGTGTCGCCGTGGCCGCGACACTCTCACACACGCAGCTGCGTGGATCCGGTTCGTGTTCCTCTAGAAAACGAGAGCGAAGGCACGGAGACAGAAACTCTCCCGGGCAGAGACGGCCTGACGAGGCATTCCTGTTTCCTGCCACACGGGGAGTCTCGGCAACCTGGATAGAAAGGGCAGCGACACGCTGCTGCTTTTCCACGGATCCCTGGGAGTTTCTGTTTCCCCGCCGAGCTCGGGGAAGAAAACGGTGAACGTCATCAGGTCACCACGACTTAGGAAGCCACAGAGAGCTGAGCGACAGGCACCCTTGCGGAGGTcacatacaaaagttaaaaaaaaattagccgggcgtggtggcagacgcctgtaaccgcagcgacttgggaggctggggcaggagaattaccggaacccgaggggtggaggttgcggtgagccgagatccggccattgaactccagcctgggcgagagggcgagactccgtcttttaaaaaaagaagaaaaacgaaacaaaacgaaaaacaaagaaagacaacaCCGCGACCAACAACCACAACCCAGAGGCATTCCAACATATAAAACGCCAGGTCGAAAGGTCGCATCCTGCTTTTGCCTTGTGAGTCATCCTCTTGGCACTCTGCCACGCgtactttccctccttctcttccgctTCCGAAGCTTCTTCATACACGTTTACTGCTGCTCGGAAACTCTCCTGCTTTACGGCCCTCGGTGGAGTCGTTTctcctgaggaggcaagaatcgcGGTTTCTGTAGACTCACACCCCTAGGAATTCCTTTGCCCTAACAGGCAACAGGTAGGAGAAATGAGGGACATCGCCTCGGTGCTGGTCCAGAAATAGGTCACCGTACCGTATCCGGGGAAAGCCCCAAAAAGGGTCATTACCTAGGTGAAGTGCTTAGAAATATATCCCAATACCTCCTGTGGGTAGGACCACGTGAGAAGAGAAGAGTTAAATAGCCTAGAGGCTGTGCTCAGCTGTATGTCCCAATCAGCCCGGTGGGAAAAGCCAAGGCGTAATACGAGAGACAGGTCGTGTAGGTGCTGAGTCAGGTGAAATGTTCCATTTCAGTGTCGGTGGACACTTCCCAGGAAGAAGGGGGCGACACAGGCCACCCAGCAGAAGAGACCAAAAGTATGTCATGATGATACCTGTGGACGAGAACCCAGACAAGGGGACCGCATCGCCTGTGTGCCGGGCCCGGTGACAAgtcactctttcttttgtaagcgCAGCCCAGTCAGGCGAGCACAGTTACCTCACCTGGGTGCTGGGCCCAGAGACAAGCCACATCCGCTCCTGTGGGCAAAGAGCAGGGGTAACAAGACAATCACTGAGAATAGTTGAGTCCCCAGACATGACGTCACAATGGTCTCTGTGGGCAGGGTTCACGCAGGGGACTCACATCACATTGACTGTGGACTCAACAGTGTGTCGCAATGCTTTCTGAGAAGAGGGTCATGACAGAGAAGGAATGTAACTGGATGGCGGGCCCAGCAATATGTTATTGACTCCTATGTGAGCAGATATGAGGCAAGAGAAGGGAATCACAGCATCCTAGTTATGAGCACAGACATATGTCCCAAAGCCCCAAGCATGaggtgccaaggcaggaggacagtgTCACACGACCTAGGTGCTGGGTCCCACCCTACCCCccaccctccgtccctccctcactcccttccccctccctctctcccttgcgtccttccctcccttccctcgtcCCTCCCTCGCGGCCTGGGATCCTCCCCGCTTCTCTACCCGCCTTCCCTCCGGCCTGGAGAAAGCAGCCCTTCCGTTTGCCCGCGGGGTCGTTCGTAGCGGGGCCGTGGGAGGAGTGGTCTCGGGTCTATATTGAGCTGCCAGGCGCTACTCGGTGATGGCGGGGAAGCTGGCGGGGCACCGGTGTGCGAGTGATCGGTGGGCGAAtcggggaggcagaagaggggtgCAGCGGAATGGAGAGCCGGCCTGCCTGGGGACCCGGCCCGGTGTTTCCGGGGGGGGGGGGCGAAACGCTCCCTCCGCCCACCCTCCTGAAGTAGGCCGGGtggcgtgggggcagggctgcgagGAGGGCCGACAGCTCTGCCTGCGCTGGTCCCCAGAAGCGGCCGCGGGCTGCCTGCAGACCCGCGCACGCGCACTAGACCGCCCAGCTCCCGGGCCCTGGGCGGGTTCTGGGGTTCCCTAGATGCTGGGGAGAGAATGACAGCACAGCCCCGCCCTGTGTGCTGTCTCTCACCGGACGGACCTAGAACTGAGGGCTCCCAGGCAGGTCAGCGAAACGGCAAGACAGGCCGCAGGAGCCTCAAATCCATGCAcacgcgcgcacgcgcacacccAGCCGATCACAGGCTGAAGTCGGAAATCACGCTTCAATCGGCCGGAGGGTGACCCCTGTGGGGATGAGACTGCCTCGCGCTCCGTTGCAGGGTTCGCCGTGGGGATATGCCGTCTGTGAACCCCGTGGGTGAAACGAGGACTGGCACGCATCGCATTGAGCTCCCGAAATGCTTTAAGGCTGTGGGGTCCCTCCGTTGGTCCTGGAGGCAGGAGACCGCTCTAATCTCTGCCTATGTCCCTCTGTCCCGtggtccctctctctccccctctgttcCACCCTGTTCccgtctttccctttcttcctcagtccctccaaacctcggtttcttcctttctctccccctttctctctttctccttttcaccctCCCTTcgctccctgggtccctccctgtgcgtccctccctgtccctcggtccctgcctccctcccttcctccctctctcccttccgtcctttcctcccttcactcGTCCCTCCCTCTGGTCCTGGGATCCTCTCCCCATCTCTAGCCGCCATCCCTCGCGCCTGGAGAGGGCAGTCCAAGCGTTTGCTCGCGGGGTAgacggggttgggggtggggggaagggtggtCTCGGGGCCGCACTGGGCTGCCCGGCGCTGCTCCGTgacggtgggagggggaggctggcgGGTTACCGGTGTGCCAGTGATGGGTGGGCGGAGCGCGGAGGCAAGAAGAGGCGTGTCGCGGATTGGAGAGCGGCCCCGCCTTCGGACCCGGCCCGGTGTTTCCCGGGCAAAGCGccccctctgcccaccctcctgAAGTACGCGGGGtggcgtgggggcagggctgcgagGAGGGACGACAGCTCTGCCTGCGCTGGTCCCCCGAAGCGCAGCGCCGCGGGCTGCCTGCAGACCCGCGCCGGCGCACTAGACCGCCCAGCTCCCGGGCCCTGGGCGGGCTCTGGGGTCCCCAAGATGCCCGGGATAGAAGGACggcacagccctgccctgtgtgTAGTCTCTCACCGGACGGACGGACCTGGCACTCAGGGATCCCAGACAGGTCAGCGGGAGGGCGAGACGCCAAGACACGCCGCTGGAAGCGGAGCCACACGGTCACCTCACGGCGGGAGAGAGGCCaccgccctgcccccacccctccccgacCCGCGCGCGCCTTTTAAAGCTCCTCCAGCAGAGCCCGGTATTCTTCCTCGCTGAGGGGTGGCTCCAGGGAAGCGAGCTCTTCCACCTCCTTCAGCTC encodes:
- the LOC144580870 gene encoding double homeobox protein 4-like protein 4 encodes the protein MALPTAPGSPLPAEARGRGRRKRLVWTPSQRDALRASFERNPYPGMATREQLAQAIGVPEPRVQIWFQNERSRRLRQHRRESRPWPGPRGPPEGRRKRTAVTQSQTAVLLRAFERERFPDFATREELARETGLPESRIQIWFQNRRARHPGRAGRGPAAAGGPRDTAPGGRGSSARSWVASTHTGAWGAALPAPQVPCAPGALPQGPVVSQAAGAVPLLLHGQAPQAEGISQPDPALGALGAFGFAALAPSGVALPQPQSLPGPPHPGRCHEEREPQHAGLPGTCSVGQLGPAQADSQGRGVQGPWWGWGQGPQVAGAAGEPQAAPPPPPQPAPPEASAWQGQMPALQAPSQALQEPEERSSALTSSLLDELLSTPEFQQQARPFLETEPLGELKEVEELASLEPPLSEEEYRALLEEL